The Astyanax mexicanus isolate ESR-SI-001 chromosome 24, AstMex3_surface, whole genome shotgun sequence genome has a segment encoding these proteins:
- the apobec2a gene encoding C->U-editing enzyme APOBEC-2a, with the protein MAEKGNGGVSSRLAARRKEKAGEKKEEKKEEDGGKVNGNGKNVANGDAAVANGAPGEPGLEKPEPMELPPFETITGDRMDPFSFRFQFKNVEYCSGRNKTLLCYLVDQSSGADGLLRGFLEDEHAGLHAELAFFQLILPQYDPSVNYTVTWYVSSSPCAHCCSKLLEILQERKTLRLNIFSARLLEAEEEEGQEDNRAGMKALAGAGCKLRVMKPLDFSYSWDTFVEHEDERFTPWEDCQENYEYHHEKLAQILE; encoded by the exons ATGGCGGAGAAGGGTAACGGTGGTGTGAGCTCCAGGCTTGCAGCCCGGAGGAAGGAGAAAGCGGGGGaaaagaaggaggaaaagaaagaagaggatGGAGGGAAGGTAAACGGAAACGGCAAAAACGTGGCCAATGGGGATGCGGCGGTGGCCAACGGTGCACCCGGCGAACCCGGGCTAGAGAAACCAGAACCAATGGAGCTGCCCCCCTTCGAAACCATCACTGG GGACCGGATGGACCCGTTCTCCTTCAGGTTCCAGTTTAAGAACGTGGAGTACTGCTCAGGCCGCAATAAGACGCTGCTGTGTTACCTGGTGGATCAGAGCAGCGGGGCGGACGGGCTGCTGCGGGGCTTTCTGGAGGATGAGCACGCGGGGCTTCACGCGGAGCTGGCCTTCTTCCAGCTGATCCTGCCGCAGTACGACCCCTCCGTGAACTACACGGTCACCTGGTACGTGTCCTCCAGCCCCTGCGCGCACTGCTGCTCCAAGCTGCTGGAGATCCTGCAGGAGAGGAAGACCCTGCGGCTGAACATCTTCTCCGCGCGGCTGCTGgaggctgaggaggaggaggggcagGAGGATAACCGGGCCGGGATGAAGGCTCTGGCCGGGGCCGGCTGTAAACTCAGGGTCATGAAGCCGCTGGATTTCTCCTACAGCTGGGACACGTTCGTAGAGCACGAGGACGAGCGCTTCACGCCCTGGGAGGACTGCCAGGAGAACTACGAGTACCACCACGAGAAACTGGCCCAAATACTGGAGTGA